The following coding sequences lie in one Pseudochaenichthys georgianus unplaced genomic scaffold, fPseGeo1.2 scaffold_731_arrow_ctg1, whole genome shotgun sequence genomic window:
- the LOC117444094 gene encoding butyrophilin-like protein 2 isoform X2, producing the protein MKMKALVGFLTLVHVSQQSPTVSVYEGVKSVQLPCQSSRLPEDTTVVWHRYGSNPSIVHQHRHVFQTPFENQHYSGRTSMSDDALETRDLSLTLEEPHLSDSGVYLCKRIRKGVELFPRYEVKLQVIVLQHNSTIGVYEGEESVRLPCQSSWFLSKGTTVVWSRIGFNPSTVHQHLDEKEPRFQNQHYSGRTSTPSYALITGDFSLTLKEPHLSDSGVYTCHVHHKEKELLRLIVRLQVTERPIFPPELCLMLAVCLALAVAALGWHTTITVAQEVVEVGDWAKWVTLPFKTRARLPADATVKWKCFKLFNSWTVHVHQNGQDTFKEQDDSYRDRTKMRENPLQAGDLSLTLINPSHGDSGAYTCTVERDGDVIWKRSVRLKIKARLWVLAN; encoded by the exons ATGAAGATGAAGGCGTTAGTGGGGTTTTTGACCCTCGTACACG TTTCCCAGCAATCTCCAACTGTTAGCGTGTATGAGGGGGTGAAGTCTGTCCAGCTTCCCTGCCAGTCATCTAGGTTACCTGAGGACACAACAGTGGTGTGGCATCGATACGGTTCCAATCCCTCTATTGTCCACCAGCATCGACATGTGTTTCAGACTCCGTTTGAAAACCAGCATTACAGCGGCCGAACATCAATGTCCGATGATGCTCTGGAAACTAGAGACCTCAGCCTCACTCTGGAAGAACCCCACCTCTCTGACAGTGGCGTCTACCTCTGCAAAAGGATCAGAAAGGGAGTGGAATTATTCCCCCGATACGAAGTGAAACTGCAGGTGATAG TTCTCCAACATAACTCAACCATTGGAGTGTATGAGGGGGAGGAGTCTGTCCGGCTGCCCTGCCAGTCATCCTGGTTTCTTAGCAAGGGCACAACAGTGGTGTGGAGTCGCATCGGTTTTAATCCCTCAACCGTCCACCAGCATCTTGACGAAAAGGAGCCCCGTTTTCAAAACCAGCATTACAGCGGCCGAACATCTACGCCATCTTATGCTCTGATAACTGGAGACTTCAGCCTCACTCTGAAAGAGCCCCACCTCTCTGACAGCGGCGTCTACACCTGCCACGTCCATCACAAGGAAAAGGAACTCTTAAGGCTAATTGTGCGCCTGCAGGTTACAG AACGGCCCATATTCCCTCCTGAGTTATGCCTTATGCTGGCTGTTTGCCTTGCTCTGGCTGTAGCTGCCTTGGGTTGGCACACAACCATCACAG TCGCCCAGGAGGTGGTGGAGGTCGGGGATTGGGCTAAATGGGTCACACTGCCCTTCAAAACCAGAGCtcgactgcctgcagatgcaaCGGTTAAATGGAAATGTTTCAAGTTGTTCAATTCCTGGACAGTCCATGTGCATCAGAATGGCCAAGACACGTTTAAGGAGCAGGACGACTCTTACAGAGACCGCACAAAGATGAGGGAAAACCCCCTGCAAGCTGGAGATCTCAGTCTGACCCTGATTAACCCCAGTCATGGAGACAGCGGTGCATACACATGCACCGTCGAAAGGGACGGAGACGTGATATGGAAGAGATCGGTGCGGCTCAAGATCAAAG CAAGACTTTGGGTTTTGGCTAACTGA
- the LOC117444094 gene encoding uncharacterized protein isoform X1, with protein MKMKALVGFLTLVHVSQQSPTVSVYEGVKSVQLPCQSSRLPEDTTVVWHRYGSNPSIVHQHRHVFQTPFENQHYSGRTSMSDDALETRDLSLTLEEPHLSDSGVYLCKRIRKGVELFPRYEVKLQVIVLQHNSTIGVYEGEESVRLPCQSSWFLSKGTTVVWSRIGFNPSTVHQHLDEKEPRFQNQHYSGRTSTPSYALITGDFSLTLKEPHLSDSGVYTCHVHHKEKELLRLIVRLQVTERPIFPPELCLMLAVCLALAVAALGWHTTITVSSVVVEEGVCFVKLPYNTIVPLPEDVTVEWSRCAPEPMRVHKYCYGNNDLIRQDEFYCNRTKMQEEPLKTKDLSLTLRDPCYRDSGTYICTVHKDREAVTQKLVRLRVNVAQEVVEVGDWAKWVTLPFKTRARLPADATVKWKCFKLFNSWTVHVHQNGQDTFKEQDDSYRDRTKMRENPLQAGDLSLTLINPSHGDSGAYTCTVERDGDVIWKRSVRLKIKARLWVLAN; from the exons ATGAAGATGAAGGCGTTAGTGGGGTTTTTGACCCTCGTACACG TTTCCCAGCAATCTCCAACTGTTAGCGTGTATGAGGGGGTGAAGTCTGTCCAGCTTCCCTGCCAGTCATCTAGGTTACCTGAGGACACAACAGTGGTGTGGCATCGATACGGTTCCAATCCCTCTATTGTCCACCAGCATCGACATGTGTTTCAGACTCCGTTTGAAAACCAGCATTACAGCGGCCGAACATCAATGTCCGATGATGCTCTGGAAACTAGAGACCTCAGCCTCACTCTGGAAGAACCCCACCTCTCTGACAGTGGCGTCTACCTCTGCAAAAGGATCAGAAAGGGAGTGGAATTATTCCCCCGATACGAAGTGAAACTGCAGGTGATAG TTCTCCAACATAACTCAACCATTGGAGTGTATGAGGGGGAGGAGTCTGTCCGGCTGCCCTGCCAGTCATCCTGGTTTCTTAGCAAGGGCACAACAGTGGTGTGGAGTCGCATCGGTTTTAATCCCTCAACCGTCCACCAGCATCTTGACGAAAAGGAGCCCCGTTTTCAAAACCAGCATTACAGCGGCCGAACATCTACGCCATCTTATGCTCTGATAACTGGAGACTTCAGCCTCACTCTGAAAGAGCCCCACCTCTCTGACAGCGGCGTCTACACCTGCCACGTCCATCACAAGGAAAAGGAACTCTTAAGGCTAATTGTGCGCCTGCAGGTTACAG AACGGCCCATATTCCCTCCTGAGTTATGCCTTATGCTGGCTGTTTGCCTTGCTCTGGCTGTAGCTGCCTTGGGTTGGCACACAACCATCACAG TCTCTTCTGTAGTGGTGGAAGAGGGGGTGTGCTTTGTAAAACTTCCTTACAATACCATAGTCCCTCTGCCTGAAGACGTCACCGTGGAGTGGAGCCGTTGCGCTCCCGAGCCAATGAGGGTCCACAAATATTGTTACGGCAACAACGATCTTATTAGACAGGATGAGTTTTATTGCAATCGCACAAAGATGCAGGAAGAACCACTGAAGACCAAAGACCTCAGTCTGACCCTCAGGGACCCCTGCTACAGAGACAGTGGAACCTACATCTGCACCGTCCACAAGGACAGAGAAGCCGTGACACAGAAACTAGTACGGCTCCGAGTCAATG TCGCCCAGGAGGTGGTGGAGGTCGGGGATTGGGCTAAATGGGTCACACTGCCCTTCAAAACCAGAGCtcgactgcctgcagatgcaaCGGTTAAATGGAAATGTTTCAAGTTGTTCAATTCCTGGACAGTCCATGTGCATCAGAATGGCCAAGACACGTTTAAGGAGCAGGACGACTCTTACAGAGACCGCACAAAGATGAGGGAAAACCCCCTGCAAGCTGGAGATCTCAGTCTGACCCTGATTAACCCCAGTCATGGAGACAGCGGTGCATACACATGCACCGTCGAAAGGGACGGAGACGTGATATGGAAGAGATCGGTGCGGCTCAAGATCAAAG CAAGACTTTGGGTTTTGGCTAACTGA